A stretch of DNA from Macrotis lagotis isolate mMagLag1 chromosome X, bilby.v1.9.chrom.fasta, whole genome shotgun sequence:
ccAATGCTATCCCTACCTCTTTCATGAGAATTTACTGGAACCATAGTTTTCTAGGGAGTATCTCTAATCTCTGAAATCCAACTAACCCCATGATTCATCCCAAATTATAGTCAGGATTGGGATGACAAGATCTAGACAACTTGTGTATTTTGTCATATTCCTTGTCATTTAGCATGTAGagttccttttcttcctcaataCATATTTTCACCTTCCCAATGCTTGCTCaggaaataataattaattcAGTTTTACTACTAACATTGGAAAGACCATGGAAATTTATTgacctaaaattttattcataatcCATGTGATGGCATAGATCAAAGCTCTCTTTGTTAGTCGCTGCtccctgaaaaagaaaattttcctctAATAGGATATTTTTAAGGCAGAAAATGcctcatttcatttaattttaattttttttttttagtttttgcaaggcaatggggttaagtggcttgcccaaggcagctaagtaattatgaagtgtgtgaagccgaatttgaactcaggtactcctgaatccagggttggtgctaaatccaatgagccacctagccaccctgaaaggtctcattttaaagtgaattttcAGTGGTTTATTTTTACTAAGaagtgagagtgtgtgtgtgtggggggggagacaTGTGAGTGCTGTgggtaaaaaaaaacaatcagggAAGAAGAATTGTATCATTTCCTCCTTTTAgcatgtcttgatttctcacatgACTTGTCACACAAATCATCTAATACCTTACCTACCACCTGATATATAGcttttttcattatgaaataCAGAATATGCTTTCAACAGGTAGTAAGAATTGTcatttataaagagaaaaaagttaataaaattcaGGAAAGtgcaattaaaattatatgtGAGTACCTTAATTTTCATCCTATTTGCTGCATTTGAGTGAAGTTgtcatgaaaagaaaagaaacttgtgCTTTGATGAAAACTGCTCCAGCCAGATGACTCCTCGACATCTGTTTCTGCAAAAGCAAAGTCACACTTGGGCAAATATCTCCATTGCATTCCCATTaacaaaaattctgaaatatGTTACTAAGAGTAAGTTACCCCCAGTCCTGTACTTGGCCCATTCTCTGAATCATAATTCCAAGCATATCATAAAAACACGCTGTCAATTATATCACCTTTACAAGGATAGAATTTCTATTTGGTCAAATGTATTACTAGAGTAAATAAGCATTCActcaaattagtaaaaaaaaaagccaggaatAAGTATATAAATgaacaatgaataaataatacatttaatttatgtgtgtttgtgagtTGTTTtcagaatacaaaagaaatactttcacaccaacacacacacacacacacacacacacacacacacacacacacaaatattttctttcaaaagtctGCAAAATAAATTCACACCAGTCATCCATCCTTCAATCTTTGGACTTTccatctttgaaaataaaaaggggaggagggagaaacagagaaacaagagacagggacagagagagagagagagagagagagagagagagagagagagagagagagagagagagagagagagagagagagagagagaagagataaagtgagcagagagacagagagacacagagagaaacagagagacagagatagagagagagaaagagacagacacagagagacagacagagacagagagaatcatttttgttttatcagAAAGGAGATTTTTCCCCCCTGGTAAGTGTCTTATCCTCTACAAGATGATAGATCTTGAACTCCAGGGACTGTGGGTGTGGAGggatgtttgtatgtatgtgtgtgtgtgtgtgtgtgtgtgtgtgtctgtgtgtctgtctgtgtgtgtctgtgtgtctgaaTGTCTGTCTATGTgcctgtctgtgtctgtgtctgtctgtgtctgtatgtctgtgtgtctgaatgtctgtgtgtgttcgtgtgtgtctgtgtgtctgtgtgtgtgtctgtgtatgtctgtctgtgtctgtgtctttatgtctgtgtgtctgagtgtctgtgtgtgtgtgtgtgtctgtgtatgtgtctgtctgtgtctttatgtctgtgtgtctgagtgtctgtgtgtgtgtctgtgtatctgtgtttgtgtgtctgtctgtgtgtctgtgtgggtgactgtgtgtgtttgtgcgtCTGTTTGTGTCtgagtgtctgtgtgtctgtgtgtgtgtctgtttgtgtgtctgttgtgtgtgtgtgtatctgtgtgtctgtgtgggtgactgtgtgtctgtgtgtctgagtgtgtgtctgtgtgtgtgtctgtgtgtctgtgtgtgtgtctgtgtgtgtctgtgtgtgtgtgtctgtgtgtgtgtgtgtgagtgtccctgtgtctgtgtgtgtgtgtgtgtgtgtgtgtctgagtgtcCTTGTGTCTGTGTCTGCGTGTGTCTGGGAgccgagggggcggggcggggcgaggCGGGGCTTGGGCTTCGGTGCCGTTGGCGCTCGGTGGGTCCGGGAGGAGGCATGGCCAGTACCAGCAAGAAGACCAACCTGGGCCCCGTCCTGTCCAAGAAGAAGTCGGGACCCAAGCCCGAGCTCTCGGAGGAGCAGAAGCAGGAAATCAGGGAGGCATTCGATCTCTTTGACACGGACGGGACCGGGACAATAGATGTCAAGGAGCTCAAGGTGGCCATGAGGGCGCTGGGCTTCGAGCCCAAGAAAGAGGAGCTCAAAAAGATGATATCCGACACAGACAAGGAGGGGACCGGGAAAATCAGCTTCAATGACTTTTTGGCTGTGATGACGCAAAAAATGGCTGAAAATGATACCAAAGAGGAGATTCTGAAGGCTTTCAGACTCTTCGATGATGATGAAACCGGAAAGATCTCCTTCAAGAACTTAAAACGCGTGGCCAGGGAGCTAGGGGAAAACCTCACCGATGAGGAGCTGCAGGAAATGATTGATGAAGCCGATCGGGACGGTGATGGGGAAGTCAATGAGCAGGAGTTCCTGCGGATCATGAAAAAGACCACTCTCTTCTGAAGTCAGTATCTCTCCTCCGCCTGCAGGCACTTCCAGCAGATTTATTGCTTAGGAAGGTTTGAGACGACTTTGTGGTTCATAGAAGGTGCTCTGCCTCCTCCGCTAATTTACCTAGAGAATTATATTGGCAAATGCCTGATCGAACGGTGTGTTTTCTAAAGAATTCTAAAAACCTAATACTAGATAAAACCCCTCATCAATGGATTGTCCACTAAATGTAAGGAGAGGGGTCTAAagctcctctctccctcccacccctttGCCGGGCatctcttctttcattcattaATATTGCACCAAACCCCAGAACAATATTCAAATGTGATGGCCTccaaagtgggaaaaaaaatatctcttttagaGAGCTGGTGCCCTTTATCACCTTACTTTGATCATCCATCTCTTCCCCATGCCATTCTCAGGGTTAATTATACAACAGGACCATGCCATTGGCTTGTAGGACACCATTCCAGgtcattttcccccttcctcttccaTTCACCTCTTTAATTTTCATTGACTATAGCTCTTTTAAGAAGAAACTGGCTTACcaatttctttttgctgtttctgGACATACACTGACATTTCTATTACCCTGAGGAGAACTTGGAATATTCCATGGCATCATCCTCTCCAGTAACTGCTGGGTTAGTGGCATCTAGCTCATCCACTTTGTGTGCCATCCTGGtaaatgttctttccttttcatttccaaGTCAcaccaacaaattaaaaaaaattaaatataatattaacctaagaaattataaatagcaTAGGTTGCTTTAatgctaactttttaaaaacatacagATAAGCTTCTCCTTAGTTCATAAGCATTAGGTGTTTAGTTGCTGTGAAAACTGGAGTGGATGGGGCAGGTTGagtttcaagtatttaaaaaaagaagtttttccctttctctgcctGGAAAGAAGAGACCTGACtattgttttcctcattagaaATTTAATGTAACCATGACTATTTTCTACTGATTTTGTCACAAAGACAACTTTATTGGTTGACTCCAAGATCCTTTAGTTCCTATTAGTCCATGACTTTCTCCTCCTCTAACTCACCAATATTGACCACTAAGTGTCCCACTTGAGTAGTTTGACACACTACTTTGAACTCTCAGTGGTCTTTTCTCTGTTGAAGCTATTTATTTCTCTGTCATGAATATAGtctttcttgtttaaaaaaaaatgatgataaaacATCTTCTCACAAAACTGGTTACAAATGTAGCAGAACTGTCAGGAACTCACTCACATGAGGAGAGTCAGGAGCAACAGTTGGGGCAGCTCATACATATTCATGAAATTTATTACTCAGCAATAAGCTGCTTGTAGCCTGAGAAATAAAAACTCACGTCTTAGTTTAAGAATTACAAATAAATGATTAATACCCAATGCATTTTTTAATggaataattttctgaaagagaaGAAATGCACAAATATTTGGATGAACCAAGGACTGAGAAGATCTTGCATGTATGTTGAAATGTGACTGTGGGACATTCTTTTGCACAGCAAGTTGTAAAACTCCAGAGAGTCAGAAGCAAAACCAGGTTAGATatgaagataaatgacttgctcaagcaGAATTTCCAAGTAGGATCTCACTAGGAGGGGGAGAAGGCTATAGGATCAGAGGTATCTTGAGATAGGATTGAGATGCAaaagttcagagagccaggagaTTTGGTTGGAAGGATTTTTGCCTGCTCATAAAGTCAACAAGTTACTATTAGCTATTTTTAATACTTGCCTTAAGATATGTCAACACAATTGGATACACTGCTCTGTATTCAATGTATGCATATTCAATGTATGATAAGACCACTGGTCTTTGAGTCAGAActatttaaattctctctctctctctctctctctctctctctctgcttcgtTTTCTTACTTATGCaatcatttattcctttttttcctcttttgttaaatgggaataataatatctatattaTCTGACTCACAGGTTCTTTTATGAGGAACATACTTTGTAAATCATCAAGTGGCATATAaatttgtgtcattttttttaaatatctgcaATCCTGTGTTAAACACTGTTAAGAAAGTGAAGTTTCTCTCCATGAGGCATTTACGGTCTAGTTGGATAAACTTGTGGGTAATTTAAGATTCAAGGAACCTACAAAACTGAAGAGACGATAATTTAAAATGTTCCATGAACTTCAGTAAAAGAGAGCTGCCTGAATTTACAAGTTATCCTTATAACTACTAATAAAGAAATCCAATGAGAAATCATAATAAATGGATTCTTTCACCACAGACTATACACTGATAACCAACAACCCACTGGCAAAAGGAAATGACCTTCcagtaaatacaaaatagagCAGACAAAAAAAGCCTATAGCCTCCCAGCTCCACTAGAGGACCAAAGATATGGGTAGGGTTGTCTGGTGGGTTCTCTGTCCTTGATCAAATACAGCAAGAGTTGAGGACCCTTTGGGTATCTATAAAGCTAAAAGGCTTTAAAGCGGAAACTCAAGTTGCAGACAAAGTAGAGGtgagaatgataaaaaaaaagttagagatgGAGACCCCAGGTATTGGTTTCTTACATTCTCATAGTCATGAATAATCTTGAAGATCCTGGGTTCTGAACCTTAAAGATCCTTGTCCAGGGGAGGGAGGGTGCTCACCCAGAGAGATAGAGTCAAGAATAGGAACTCAGGGGATCTAGGGTGGGACCAAACAGGGTGACTTATCCAcccaaaagaacagaaaaagaggtgACTAGATATGGCATAAAAACCAAGCTTCTTGAACTAAATAAAGCTAAAGAAATTTCCCCAAAGCATCAAAAATATTGTGGTTAGCATCCCTCAAAGAAAAGAACAAGTAGTTCTACAATAATAGCAAACAGAAActcagacaaaagaaaatgattgttaCATAAGAACTGAATGAatacctagaagaaatgaaatgtttttaaaaatggaaatatagagaaaatgaatgaaaagggaataaacagcttagaaaagaaaatagtaaactgCATCTAAGAAATGGAAGCTTTGAAAACTCAAATAGACAAAACAAATTAATAACTCCttgagatagaaaaaattaaaagtagaacAAAAGTAAGGTATTTGATATCAAAAATAACTTGGTTAggtaggagaaataatttaagaattgttgaACATCCTGAAAAGTATGAATAAACCAAAATTCTGGAAATCATATTTCTGGAAACCACAAATAAAAGTTTTCTAGGATCTATTAGAACTAAAATACAaagcaaagacagaaagaatcatttattaaaaggatccccaaagggtttttttttcttgaagtatTAGAAACTTCCTAGAAAGTAGTAGAAATATCATAGTCAAAATCCATAGTTcccatgtaaaaaaaaatacttcatggatccagaaaaaaggaagttaagttATATCATAGATCCTCAGTAAAGACTGATTATTCAAAATGCTATGACTTTTACTGTAAATAAGAGgccatgatgaaataaaatactcaaaaaggaaaaaaaaaacttgcaaggAAGTTTAACATATCATCCcagactgagtttaaatctataGGGATGaaatcaaatagaagaatttaaacatttctaatgaaaaagaaagaaccaaGTTGAAATTTTGTAAtacaaattcaaaactttaataaACCCAGAGAGGTACACTATTTGAGCAATTGCAAAGGCCTACATTATGAAAGATTGCTAATAGGAGAAGCAACATGTGTCCCTTGTGAAATTTAATGTCTTTACACAATATTAAAGCAgttaaagcaaaaaaagaagatatggaAGTTGATTGGTTTGGTCCTGAGGCTTTTAAGCCGGGGAAGAAGTGAGAGTAAAAGAAATACTTTTATAGAAAGGTGAATGAAATTGGTGGAGCTAGAGTGTAGCTAGAGCTACACTTCCAATTAGAGTGTAAGAAAAAGACATAGAAACATAGAGTAAGCAATGAAAAGGATAGACTTTAGATGAACTTTAATCATATCTAacatccaaaataaataaatgaagatacAAACAAGCATATATGAATTCACACAAAAACAGTCTGGTATAGAAATACATCAAATGCAGAAGAAAACAAGTAGTGATGGTAGGATGGAGTTATGGGATGGTTATACTGATAAGGAAATGTTCATAAACAACAGTCACTACTTTCTAGTCAAAATCAAGTCTTTCACAATTCTACCCGTCTTCTTAACCTTatcctctccaaaatattttctgatCCAATAACATTGTCCTCCTTGCTGATGTTCAAATGAGACCCTTTATCTTCCCCAAACAATCAGTATAAAATGGggattcatatatttatatacaatcttctttctattttctgccatttataagaaaattcatttttaggataagttgaaaaaataaagaaaaaagataaaaatagaacccAAGGTTTCTATTTTTCACAT
This window harbors:
- the LOC141501518 gene encoding centrin-1-like; this translates as MASTSKKTNLGPVLSKKKSGPKPELSEEQKQEIREAFDLFDTDGTGTIDVKELKVAMRALGFEPKKEELKKMISDTDKEGTGKISFNDFLAVMTQKMAENDTKEEILKAFRLFDDDETGKISFKNLKRVARELGENLTDEELQEMIDEADRDGDGEVNEQEFLRIMKKTTLF